In the genome of Segnochrobactrum spirostomi, the window AACCGCGCCTTCAAGGCCCGCACCGGCGTCTCCCCGGGGGCGTTCCGAGCGGGCGGCGGGTTGCGCAGGGCGTCGTGGTGAGAACGGGAGCATCTCGCTCGCGGCTTTCACCCCACCCCGCCGCTGCGCGGCGACCCTCCCCCTCCAGGGGAGGGTGAAGGACGCCGCTATTTGGGTTGGCGCCGTTTTTCGCGGTATGCCAAGAGCTTACCGTATCGCACCCACCCTCCCCTGCCAGGGGGAGGGTCGACGGCCGAAGGCCGGCGGGGTGGGGTCCAGCGAGGCGCCAAACCACCCCCGTCACTTTCGTCCAAGACGGCGGCGGGTCGGATCGCCGATCGGGCGATGATCGTTCGCGTCAGGATCCGTGCCATGCCTTCGCCGGCACCGGCTTTCATCCTCAGCGCGCTTTCGCCCTGCCCTCCTTCGCCCCTGCCCGCTTCGTTCCCACGCAGAGGTCCGCCGCAAACACGGCCGCTCACACCGACAGCTTCTTGCGCACCTCGGTCTCGACCATCTCCTCGCGGGTGCCGGAGAGGACGACCGAGCCGCGTTCCATCACCACGAAACGGTCGCAGAGGTCGCGGGCGAATTCGAAATATTGCTCGACGAGGACGATCGCCATGGTGCCCTCCCGGCGCAGGAAGTCGATCGCGCGGCCGATGTCCTTGATGATGGAGGGCTGGATACCCTCGGTCGGCTCGTCGAGCACGAGGAGGCGCGGCCGGGTGACGAGGGCGCGGCCGATGGCGAGCTGCTGCTGCTGCCCGCCCGACAGGTCGCCGCCGCGCCGCCCCAGCATGTCCCTCAGGACCGGGAAGAGGTCGAAGATGGTGTCCGGGATGAAGCGCTCGCCGCGTTTCAGGGGCGCGAAGCCGGTCTCGAGATTTTCCTTCACCGTCAGCAGCGGGAAGATCTCGCGGCCCTGGGGCACGAAGCCGATGCCGCGCCGCGCCCGGTCGTAGGATTTGAGGCGGGTGATGTCGCGCTCTTCGAAGCGGATCGCCCCGCGCGAGACCGGCTCGCGCCCGACGATCGCCCGCATCAGCGAGGTCTTGCCGACGCCGTTGCGGCCGAGCACCGCCGTCACCTTGCCCGGCTCAGCGAGCACCGAGACGTCGCGCAGCGCCTGCGCCGCGCCGTAATGAAGATCGATGTGATCGACGACGAGCATGACGCTCCCCTTTAAGCTTCCCCCGCCCGGCCGACCGCCAAAGCCGCGGCCCGCGGACGCGCCTCACCGGCCGAGATAGACCTCGATGACCCGCTCGTCGGCGGAGACGGCATCGATGGTGCCTTCCGCGAGCGTCGCGCCCTCGTGCAGCACCGTCACCTTGCAATCGAGATCGCGCACGAAGGCCATGTCGTGCTCGACGACGACGACGGCGTGGTCCTCGGCGATGCGCCGCAACAGCCGCGCCGTCTCCACCGTCTCCGCGTCGGTCATGCCGGCGACCGGCTCGTCGACGAGGAGGAGCTTCGGGTCCTGGGCGAGCAGCATGGCGATCTCGAGCCATTGCTTCTGCCCGTGGGAGAGGTCGGCGGCGAGCCGGTGTCGATGCTCGACCAGCCGCGCCACCTCGAGCACCTCGAGGATGCGCTCGGTCGCGATGCGGTTGCGCGCGCCGAACAAAGCCGACCACGGGCTCCGCTCGCCCTTCAAGGCGAGGCGCACGTTGTCCTCGACGGTGTGGGTCTCGAACACCGTCGGCTTCTGGAACTTGCGGCCGATGCCGAGTTCGGCGATCGCCGATTCATCGAGTTCGGTGAGGTCGACGCTGCCGCCGAACATCACGGTGCCCTCGTCGGGGCGGGTCTTGCCGGTGATGACGTCCATCATCGTCGTCTTGCCGGCGCCGTTCGGGCCGATGATCGCGCGCATCTCGCCGGGCCCCACCACCAGGGACAGGCCGTTCAGCGCGCGGAACCCGTCGAACGACACGCGCACGCCGTCGAGATAGAGAAGGCTCGAGGTCAGGGCTTCCTGCGTCATGGTTCACTCCGCCGGTGCGTCGGCCTCGAGGGAGCCATCGGCATCCGCGCCCGGAGCCGGGCGCGCCGGGCGGCGGCGCAGGCGGGCGAAGGTGCCGACGATCCCCTTGGGCAAATAGAGGGTGACGACGACGAACAGGGCGCCGAGGGCGAACAGCCACACCTCGGGCAGCGCGCCCGTCAGCCACGTCTTGACGAAGTTGACGACGACCGCGCCGAGCGCCGCGCCGACGAGCGTGCCGCGCCCGCCGACCGCGACCCAGATCACCGCCTCGATGGAGTTCGCGGCCGAGAATTCCGACGGGTTGATGATGCCGACCTGGGTCACGTAGAGGGCGCCGGCGACGCCGGCCATCATCGCGGAGACGGTGAAGGCGACCAGCTTGTAGTGCTCGACCCGGTAGCCGAGGAAGCGGGTACGCGCCTCCGCGTCGCGGATCGCGATCAGCACCTTGCCGTAGGTCGAGACGGTCATCGCCCGGGCGATCAGGTAGCCCACGCCGAGCGCGATCACCGTCGCCACGAACAGGCCCGCACGCACCCCTTCGGAGCGGATGTCGTGGCCGAGAATGTCCTTGAAGTCGGTCAGCCCGTTGTTGCCGCCGAAGCCCATGTCGTTGCGGAAGAAGGCGAGCATCAGGGCGAACGTCATCGCCTGGGTGATGATCGACAGATAGACGCCGTTGACGCGGGAGCGGAAGGCGAACCAGCCGAACACGAAGGCGAGCAGGCCCGGCACCACCACGACCATCAGCATGGCGAAGGCGAAGTGGTTGAAGCCGTACCAGTACCAGGGCAGCTCCGGCCAGTTCAGGAACACCATGAAGTCCGGCAGCACCGGATTGCCGTAGACGCCGCGAGAACCGATCTGGCGCATCAGGTACATGCCCATCGCGTAGCCGCCGAGCGCGAAGAAGGCGCCGTGGCCGAGCGAGAGGATGCCGCAATAGCCCCAGACGAGGTCGAGGGCGACCGCGAGCAGCGCGTAGGAGAGATATTTGCCCATGAGCGCCAGGGCATAATTCGGCACGTGAAAGGGCGAGGTGTCGGGCAGCGCGAGGTTCGAAAGCGGCACCAGGATCGCGGCGGCGACGAGGATGCCGAGGAAGATGCGGCCCTTGCCGTCGAGCAGCGCGACGAGGAAGGGCACGCGGGGAGAGCGAGACGCGCTCATGCTTCGACCGCCCTTCCCTTGAGCGCGAACAGGCCGCGCGGACGCTTCTGGATGAAGAGGATCAGGAGAACCAGGATCAGGATCTTGCCGAGCACGGCGCCGGCATAGGGCTCGAGCAGCTTGTTGGCGATGCCGAGGGTGAGCGCGCTGACGAGCGTGCCCCAGAGGTTGCCGACGCCGCCGAACACCACGACCATGAAGCTGTCGACGATGTAGCCCTGGCCGAGATTGGGCGAGACGTTGTCGATCTGCGACAGGGCCACCCCGGCGACCCCGGCGATGCCGGAGCCGAGGGCGAAGGCGAGCGTGTCGATCCACGGCGTGCGGATGCCGACGGAGGCCGCCATCTTCCGGTTCTGGGTGACCGCCCGCATCTTGAGGCCGAACGGCGTCGCCTTGAGCATCCCGATCAAAGCGAGGAACACGGCGAAGCTGAACAGGATGATCCACATCCGGCCGTAGGTGACCGAGATGCCGTGGAAATCGAACGCGCCCGACATATAGGACGGGGCGTCGACCTGACGGTTGGTCGGGCCGAACAGCGAGCGCACCGCCTGCTGGAGGATGAGGCTGACGCCCCAGGTCGCGAGCAGCGTCTCGAGCGGCCGGCCGTAGAGATAGCGGATCACGGTGCGCTCGATGAGGACGCCGACGAGCCCCGTCACAATGAAGGCGGCCGGAATGGCGATCGGGAGCGACCATTCCATCAAGCCGGGCGCGTAGGCCTGGGCGATCTGTTGCACGACGAAGGTCGTGTAGGCGCCGATCATGACCATCTCGCCGTGGGCCATGTTGATGATGCCCATCACGCCGAAGGTAATGGCGAGGCCGATGGCGGCGAGGAGCAGCACCGAGCCCAGCGAAATGCCGTACCAGACGTTCTGGAACACCTCGGCGATGGCGAGCCGGTCCTTGATCGAGGTGAGCGCGGCGTCGAAATCGGCCTTGTCGGCCGGCGGCACCTTGGCGGAGGCCTCCTGCAGGAGCGCGATGGCGTCCTGGTCGCCGCGGGCGGCGATGAGGTCGATCGCCGCCTTGCGCGCCGCCGCGTCGGCGTTCGCCGAGGTCAGCACGATCGCGGCCTTGGCGGATTCGAGGGCGGACTTGATGCCCGGGTCGGTCTCCTTGGCGAGCGCCGCATCGACGGCCCCGGCCGCGCTCTGATCGCGCGACTTGAACACGGCGTCCGCGGCGGAGAGGCGCTGCGCCGGGTCGGGCGACAAAAGCGTCAGTGCGCCCATCGAGGCTTCGAGGGCGCGGCGCACCCGGTTGTTCAGGCGAACGGGCTTCAGCCCGAACGGCGCCTCGGCGACCTTCTGGCCGGTCTTGGCGTCGACGAACGCGCCGTCCGCCGTCTTGATGAAGAGGCTCTTGTCGGCCGGTTGCACCATCAGCCGGTTCTCGGACATCGCCTGGAGGATGGCGGCGGCATTCGGATCGCCACTCGCGGCGAGCGCGGTCACGCCTTTCTCGATCTCGGGGAATTTGTCGCTCGCGAGCTCAGCGAGCGCGTCGCCGGCGGGGTCGGCCGCAGCCGCGCTCAAGCCGGCGAACAAGGCGGCGAGCGCGATCAGACAGGCGGCGGCGAACCGGGCGAACCGACGTGGCGCCGAAGGCGTGCGTCCGGTATCGACGGGGATCGGTCGGTCAAACAAAGGGGCCATCCTCGGAGCAGGCGTTCGGAGGGCGAAGGCGGAAGCGCCGGCAGAGGGCTCGACCCTGCCGACGCTCCGTTTGGCGGCATCCGGTGTGAAGGGGCGGATGCCGCCAGGTGGTTGGAAGTCGTCGTGGTTGGAAGTCTGGCTTCCAACGCGCCGCCCGGGCGGAGGCTCGGGCGGCGTCCGTTCACCCGAATTGGGTCAGTTCGCCTTGGCGGTCTCGGCGCTGCCGCCGCACTTGCCGGTCTTCACGTTGAAGTTGCCGCAGTTCATCGGGTGGCGCCAATCGGCGATCAGGTCCTTGGACCCCTCGAGGTAGGGCGACCATTCCTGGGCGACGAGCAGGCCCGGGGTCTGGGAGACGATCGAGAACTGACCGTCGTCCTGGATCTCGCCGATGAGCACCGGCTTCGTGATGTGGTGGTTCGGCATCAGGGTCGAGTAGCCGCCCGACAGGTTCGGCACGGAGACGCCGATCAGCGCGTCGATGACCTTGTCGTGGTCGGTGGTGCCGGCCTTCTCGACCGCCTTCACCCACATGTTGAAGCCGATATAGGCCGCTTCCATCGGGTCGTTGGTGACGCGCTTGTCGTTCTTGATGAACGCGTGCCACTTCGCGATGAAGTCCTTGTTCTCCGGCGTGTCGACGGATTCGAAGTAGTTCCACGCGGCGAGGTGGCCGACGAGCGGCTTGGTGTCGATGCCGGCGAGTTCTTCCTCACCGACCGAGAACGCCACGACCGGGATGTCGGTCGCCTTGATGCCCTGGTTGGCGAGCTCCTTGTAGAACGGCACGTTGGCGTCGCCGTTGATGGTCGAGACCACCGCCGTCTTCTTGCCCTGCGAGCCGAACTTCTTGATCTCGGCGACGCGGGTCTGCCAGTCGGAGAAGCCGAACGGCGTGTAGTTGATGGAGATGTCCTCGTCCTTGACGCCCTTGGTCTTCAGGTAGGCTTCGAGGATCTTGTTGGTCGTGCGCGGATAGACGTAGTCGGTGCCTTCCAGCACCCAGCGCTGCACGCCTTCGTTCTCCATCAGGTAATCGACGGCCGGGATCGCCTGCTGGTTCGGCGCGGCGCCGGTGTAGAAGATGTTGCGCGAGGATTCCTCACCCTCGTACTGCACCGGATAGAACAGGATGCCATCGAGCTCCTCGAACACCGGCAGCACCGACTTGCGCGACACCGAGGTCCAGCAGCCGAACACCGCGGCGGCCTTGTCCTTGGTGAGGAGTTCGCGGGCCTTCTCGGCGAACAGCGGCCAGTTCGAGGCCGGGTCGACGACGACGGGTTCGAGCTTCTTGCCGAGCAGGCCGCCCTTCTTGTTCTGCTCGTCGATGAGCATCAGCATGGCGTCCTTCAAGGTCGTCTCGCTGATCGCCATCGTGCCGGACAGGGAGTGCAGGATGCCGACCTTGATGGTGTCGTCGTCGGCGAGCGCGCGGCTCATCGGACCGGTGGCCGCGGTGAGCGCGGCTGCGACGGCGAGCGCCTGTCCCGCGCGCTTCACGGTCTTGAGCCCCAACGCCTCGGCCGGACGTGCAAACGCACGCCAAGCACGGCTCATGCTGAGCGACATGGTGTTCCCCTTTTTGTCGTCACGAAATGTCTCGGGAGGTCGAGCGGCGCGCTTTCGCCGCCTGTCCGCCACAGTGCGGGCGGGACCCGGGCGCGGCTATACGTCGATTGACGTAGGGCGGAGCGCTAATCGACGTACCCGGACGGCGCCGTCGCGGCTAAGAGGATATACCGCGGCATCAAACTTGCTGGACGGCGGACGGCGCAGCGCCTTTTGGGGAACGAAACCGAGCGATGGCAGGGCGGCAACGCATTCTACCGATCCGGCGCGATTACAATCGCTGGGTCGCCAACCAGACGCTCGAAGATTATGCACTGCGTTTCACCGCCAAGAGCGCGCGCCGCTGGTCGGCGCCGCGCGTCGCCCAGACGGCGATCGGCGCCATCTCCTTTCTGGCGCTGGAAGCGATCGGCGGGGCGATCACGCTGAGCTACGGCTTCGCCAACACGCTCGTCGCGACCCTCGTGGTCGGGGTCATCCTGTTCCTCACCGGCTTGCCGATCAGCCGCTATGCGGCGCGCTACGGCGTCGATATCGATCTCCTCACCCGCGGCGCCGGGTTCGGCTATATCGGCTCGACGATCACCTCGCTGATCTACGCGACCTTCACCTTCATCCTGTTCGCCATCGAGGCGTCGATCATGTCGATCGCCCTCGACGTCTGCTTCGGGGTGCCGCTGCCGATCGGCTACGTGGTGAGCGCCGTCGTCGTGATCCCGCTCGTCACCCACGGCATCACCTGGATCAGCCGCTTCCAGCTTCTGACCCAACCCTTGTGGATCGTGCTCAATATCCTGCCGGTCGGCTTCATCCTGGTGCAGGACTGGCCGTCCTTCGGGCAGTGGACCCATTTTCCAGGCCTC includes:
- the urtB gene encoding urea ABC transporter permease subunit UrtB, whose translation is MIALAALFAGLSAAAADPAGDALAELASDKFPEIEKGVTALAASGDPNAAAILQAMSENRLMVQPADKSLFIKTADGAFVDAKTGQKVAEAPFGLKPVRLNNRVRRALEASMGALTLLSPDPAQRLSAADAVFKSRDQSAAGAVDAALAKETDPGIKSALESAKAAIVLTSANADAAARKAAIDLIAARGDQDAIALLQEASAKVPPADKADFDAALTSIKDRLAIAEVFQNVWYGISLGSVLLLAAIGLAITFGVMGIINMAHGEMVMIGAYTTFVVQQIAQAYAPGLMEWSLPIAIPAAFIVTGLVGVLIERTVIRYLYGRPLETLLATWGVSLILQQAVRSLFGPTNRQVDAPSYMSGAFDFHGISVTYGRMWIILFSFAVFLALIGMLKATPFGLKMRAVTQNRKMAASVGIRTPWIDTLAFALGSGIAGVAGVALSQIDNVSPNLGQGYIVDSFMVVVFGGVGNLWGTLVSALTLGIANKLLEPYAGAVLGKILILVLLILFIQKRPRGLFALKGRAVEA
- the urtA gene encoding urea ABC transporter substrate-binding protein, with amino-acid sequence MSRALADDDTIKVGILHSLSGTMAISETTLKDAMLMLIDEQNKKGGLLGKKLEPVVVDPASNWPLFAEKARELLTKDKAAAVFGCWTSVSRKSVLPVFEELDGILFYPVQYEGEESSRNIFYTGAAPNQQAIPAVDYLMENEGVQRWVLEGTDYVYPRTTNKILEAYLKTKGVKDEDISINYTPFGFSDWQTRVAEIKKFGSQGKKTAVVSTINGDANVPFYKELANQGIKATDIPVVAFSVGEEELAGIDTKPLVGHLAAWNYFESVDTPENKDFIAKWHAFIKNDKRVTNDPMEAAYIGFNMWVKAVEKAGTTDHDKVIDALIGVSVPNLSGGYSTLMPNHHITKPVLIGEIQDDGQFSIVSQTPGLLVAQEWSPYLEGSKDLIADWRHPMNCGNFNVKTGKCGGSAETAKAN
- the urtE gene encoding urea ABC transporter ATP-binding subunit UrtE, whose protein sequence is MLVVDHIDLHYGAAQALRDVSVLAEPGKVTAVLGRNGVGKTSLMRAIVGREPVSRGAIRFEERDITRLKSYDRARRGIGFVPQGREIFPLLTVKENLETGFAPLKRGERFIPDTIFDLFPVLRDMLGRRGGDLSGGQQQQLAIGRALVTRPRLLVLDEPTEGIQPSIIKDIGRAIDFLRREGTMAIVLVEQYFEFARDLCDRFVVMERGSVVLSGTREEMVETEVRKKLSV
- the urtC gene encoding urea ABC transporter permease subunit UrtC; its protein translation is MSASRSPRVPFLVALLDGKGRIFLGILVAAAILVPLSNLALPDTSPFHVPNYALALMGKYLSYALLAVALDLVWGYCGILSLGHGAFFALGGYAMGMYLMRQIGSRGVYGNPVLPDFMVFLNWPELPWYWYGFNHFAFAMLMVVVVPGLLAFVFGWFAFRSRVNGVYLSIITQAMTFALMLAFFRNDMGFGGNNGLTDFKDILGHDIRSEGVRAGLFVATVIALGVGYLIARAMTVSTYGKVLIAIRDAEARTRFLGYRVEHYKLVAFTVSAMMAGVAGALYVTQVGIINPSEFSAANSIEAVIWVAVGGRGTLVGAALGAVVVNFVKTWLTGALPEVWLFALGALFVVVTLYLPKGIVGTFARLRRRPARPAPGADADGSLEADAPAE
- the urtD gene encoding urea ABC transporter ATP-binding protein UrtD; amino-acid sequence: MTQEALTSSLLYLDGVRVSFDGFRALNGLSLVVGPGEMRAIIGPNGAGKTTMMDVITGKTRPDEGTVMFGGSVDLTELDESAIAELGIGRKFQKPTVFETHTVEDNVRLALKGERSPWSALFGARNRIATERILEVLEVARLVEHRHRLAADLSHGQKQWLEIAMLLAQDPKLLLVDEPVAGMTDAETVETARLLRRIAEDHAVVVVEHDMAFVRDLDCKVTVLHEGATLAEGTIDAVSADERVIEVYLGR